Proteins from a single region of Apium graveolens cultivar Ventura chromosome 7, ASM990537v1, whole genome shotgun sequence:
- the LOC141675311 gene encoding 3-oxoacyl-[acyl-carrier-protein] synthase I, chloroplastic-like, producing MQSLLQSTFTPTFGYRNPTITSPRPPRKLSVFATSAAPKREKDPKKRVVITGLGVVSVFGNDVDTYYDKLLAGESGVDFIDRFDASEFPTRFAAQIRGFSSEGYIDSKNDRRLDNCLRYNIVAGKKALENAGLGENMRSKIDKERAGVLVGSGMGGLTTFCDGVENLITKGYRKISPFFIPYTITNMGSALLAIDLGFMGPNYSIVAACATSNYAFYAAANHIRSGEADLMLAGGAEAAIVPVGLGGFTSCRAMSQRNDDPKAASRPWDIGRDGLVMGEGAGVLVMESLEHAMKRGAPIIAEYLGGAVTCDAHHMTDPRPDGLGVSMCIQSGLQNAGVSPEEVNYINAHATSTLAGDLAEANALKNVFKNNMSEIKVNATKSMIGHCLGASAGLEGVATVKAIATGWLHPTINQVNLEPEVDFDTVANKKQQHEVNVGISNSFGFGGHNSVVVFSAFNP from the exons ATGCAATCTCTACTTCAATCTACATTCACTCCAACATTTGGCTACCGCAACCCGACCATCACATCCCCTAGACCACCTCGAAAGTTGTCGGTTTTCGCAACCTCAGCTGCTCCGAAACGCGAAAAGGATCCTAAAAAACGAGTTGTCATAACCGGTCTGGGGGTGGTTTCGGTGTTTGGAAATGATGTGGATACTTATTATGACAAGCTTCTTGCAGGCGAATCAGGTGTGGATTTTATTGATAGATTTGATGCATCTGAATTCCCGACAAGATTCGCGGCACAGATCCGTGGATTTTCGTCAGAAGGGTACATAGATAGCAAGAATGATCGGAGACTTGATAATTGTCTGCGTTACAACATCGTTGCTGGTAAAAAAGCACTCGAAAATGCTGGTCTTGGCGAAAACATGCGCTCTAAG ATTGACAAGGAGCGTGCTGGTGTGCTTGTTGGAAGTGGTATGGGCGGTCTTACTACATTTTGTGATGGAGTTGAGAATCTTATCACAAAAGGTTACAGGAAAATATCTCCATTTTTCATACCATATACAATAACAAACATGGGCTCTGCATTGCTTGCTATTGATCTTGGCTTCATGGGACCAAACTATTCTATTGTTGCTGCTTGTGCCACCTCAAATTATGCGTTTTACGCTGCTGCCAATCACATTCGTAGTGGCGAGGCTGATTTGATGCTTGCTGGTGGAGCTGAAGCTGCTATTGTTCCTGTTGGATTGGGCGGGTTTACTTCGTGCAGAGCAATGTCTCAGAGAAATGATGATCCCAAGGCGGCTTCTAGGCCTTGGGACATAGGTAGAGATGGTTTAGTTATGGGTGAAGGCGCTGGAGTCTTG GTGATGGAGAGTTTGGAACATGCAATGAAGCGAGGTGCACCGATAATTGCTGAGTACTTGGGCGGTGCAGTCACTTGTGATGCTCATCATATGACTGATCCAAGACCTGATGGGCTTGGTGTTTCAATGTGCATTCAAAGTGGCCTTCAGAATGCTGGTGTGTCACCTGAGGAG GTCAATTACATCAATGCACATGCAACTTCAACTTTAGCTGGAGACCTTGCTGAGGCAAATGCTCTTAAGAATGTATTCAAGAACAACATGTCAGAGATCAAAGTGAATGCAACCAAG TCTATGATAGGCCATTGCTTGGGGGCTTCTGCTGGATTGGAAGGCGTGGCAACAGTGAAAGCCATAGCTACAGGGTGGCTGCATCCTACTATCAATCAAGTG AACCTGGAACCTGAAGTTGATTTTGACACAGTTGCAAATAAAAAGCAGCAGCATGAAGTGAATGTTG GCATCTCAAACTCATTTGGATTTGGTGGACACAACTCAGTGGTGGTGTTTTCAGCATTCAACCCATGA